The DNA region AACGGTCCGCCGCACAGGGCCGTGAGCACACCCACGGGTATCTCCACAGGTGCCGCGACCGTCCGTGCGGCGATGTCGGCCCAGATCAGGAAGACCGCCCCGCCGAGCGCGGCCGTCGGCAGGACCTTGCGGTGGTCACCGCCGACGAACAGGCGCACGATGTGCGGCATCATCAGGCCGACGAAGCCGATCGGCCCGGCCGCCGCGACCAGTACCCCGGTGACGAGGGACACCAGGACGAACATGCGGGCCCGGAAGCGGGCCACGTCCAGGCCCATCGTCGCGGCGGCCTCCTCCCCGGCCAGCAGCAGGTTCAGGTTGCGGGCGTGCACGGTCAGGACGCCGATGCCCAGCAGCATGGCCACGCCGGGCAGCCACAGGGCGTTCCAGTTGACACCGCCCAGCCCGCCGAGGGTCCAGGCGAGCACGGCGCGTGCCTCGTTGCCCCGGTCGGCGGTGAGCAGCAGCAGGTTGAGCAGGGCGGTGAGTACCGCCGCGACCGCCACCCCGGCGAGCACCAGTCGCACCGAGGTGATCCGCCCGCCCGTACGAGCGGTGGAGTAGACGAGCAGCAGGGCGCCCAGCGCACCCGCGAACGCCGCGGCCGAGAGCGACACCGGCCCGAACACACTGACCCCGAACACGATCACCGCGACCGCGCCGAGCGACGCCCCGGAGGAGACTCCCAGCAGGTAGGGCTCGGCGAGCGGGTTGCGTACCAGGGCCTGCAGGGCGGTGCCCACGACCGCCAGCCCGGCGCCGGTCACCCCGCCGAGCACCACGCGCGGAGCCCGGACGTCCAGCACGATCGTCTCGCGCGCCCGCGACCAGTCGGGCTCCGAGCCGTCGAATCCCAGCGCGTGCGTGACGATGCCCCAGACCTGGCCGGGCGGTACCTGTACCGAGCCGATCGCCAGGCCCGCCATGGCGGAGACCACGAGCAGCAGGCCGAGGGCGAGGAGTACGACGGTCAGGTTCCCACGGCCCGTGACCCGCCGGGCGGGTGCCTCCCGTGGCACGGTCGGTGCCACGGGCGCCTCTGCGGCGGGCTGGGTCACCGGAAGCTCTCGGGGTGCAGTCCGCCGGCCAGATCGCCGACCGCGTGCGCCGAGCGGATGCCGACCAGGGTCGCCGTCAGCGGCAGGACGACGAATCGTTCGTTCTTCACGGCCGGTACGTCGGCGAGAGCGGGCTGGGCGAGCAGAAACCTCTTCTTCTGTTCGACGCTGTCGGTGCCGGCGTAGTCGTAGATGGCGATGACCTCGGGTTCGCGCTCGACCACCTGCTCCCAGGAGACGTCACCGAAGACATCGTCGAGGTCGTCGAAGACGTTCCGCCCGCCGGCCAGCCGTATCAGTTCGGTGCCCAGGCCCTTGCCGCCCGCGGTGAACGCGCTCGTGTCGCCGCTGTCGTAGACGAAGACGGGGATCCGGGGCTCGCCCTTGACGGCGGAGGAGGCCTTGTCGACCCGGCCCCGGAGATCGGCGACCAGCTTCTCGGCCCGGTCCCGGACGCCGAAGATCTCGCCGATCGTGTGGATCTCGTCATAGGTGTCCTGCATCGTGACCTTCTTCTCACCGCAGTACTCGCGGTTGAGGTGGGTGTCGATGCCCGCGTCGGCGAAGGCCTTGCGGGAACGGCCCTCCTTCTCGGAGAAGGCACTGCCGTAACCGCCGTAGACGAGGTCCGGCTCGGCGTCCAGGACGGTCTCGAAGGACGGTTCCCGCGCGGCCAGTTCCGGGACCGTCTCGAAGTCCGCCTTCAGCTCCGGAAGGACGGCCGAGTCGGGGAAGGCGGTGCCCACCATGCGATCCTTCAGGCCCAGGGACAGCATCAGCTCGGCGGGGTGCTGGTGGATGGTGACCACTCGGGCCGGCGGCTTCTCGTACGTGGTCTTCACGCCGCAGTTGTCGACGGTGACGGGAAAGCCGTCGCGCGCTTTCGCGGTGTGCTTCGTGTCCTGGGAACCGCCGCCGGACGAGCCGCAGCCGGCGGTCAGCAGGGTCGCCGACAGCGCCACGGCTGCGGCTGCGGCACGCAGGAACCGGCGTTTGCGGGCAAGGGTGTACAACTGGGACACGTGATCCTCCTGGAGTCCGCGCTCCTCGGAACAGGCCCGCGACAGGCCAGTGTTCTGACTTCCGGATCGGCGTTCCCCTGCCTTGCCGCGAGGCGCGCGAAGGCGTGTCTGAGGGTCACTCCCGGTTACAGTGGCGGGACCGTGCCGGACTCGCACCGGCTTCCTGTCTCCCGTCGCGGCGATGACCTGGTGATAGTACGTTTCCCCGGCCTGGAGACAAAAAGGGCCCCCTTGCCGGTCGCGGGAACGGCCATGCCCTCGTCATGGCCGAGCGTGATCAGTCGCGCCCTCCGGGTCATCGGCCTCTTCCGGGAGGTGGGCCGCGAAGTCCTCGGCCACGACCCGGCTGCACCCACGTCGCGGCGCTCCCACGGCGCAGGAGAGTTCGGTGGCGGGCCCCCTGCTGTGGCCGGCCGAGGAACCGTGGCCGGTGCGCGCGGCCGTACACCCGAACGGCACGGGCCACCTTCTGTCCGACGTGCGGCTGCGCCGTCGGATCCAGGAGACCGCACGGGGACGGGAGTACACCCAGGACGAACAGCGCCTGCTCGACGGAATGACACAGCGCGGCCACGCCCCGGACCTCCAGGACGACGACCCGTCGCCGATGCTGGCCGTTGCCCAGCTGTACGCACGAGACGTCCCGGATCTCGTCGGGCCGGAGGGACACGATCTGCTACAGGTCTTCTGGTGCCCCTTCGAGGTACACGGCGGTCACACCGCCGACGTCGTGCTGAAGTGGCGGCGCTCGGCCGATGTGGGCGCTGTGCTCACGCCGCAGCCCGAACCCCTGGTGGCCGGGCGCGCGGAATGCGTGCCGACCAGGTGTGTCGTACACCCGGAGCAGGTCGTGGAGCACGAGTACCTCGGGCTGCTGGACGAGGAACTCCAGGAGGAGATCGCCGAGTGGGAGGAGGGGCTCCTCGACGAGGACGAGGAAGAGGAAGACGGGCAGGGGTCCTCTCCACCGGGGAGCTACGCGACGTACGAGGAGTACGAGGCGGCAACGGCTGCGGCCCGGGCCGAGGAACCGGAGGAGACCGACTACATGAGCGATCTGTCGATCGCACCCGGGTGGAAGGTCGGGGGATTCGCGTCCTGGCATCTGACGGACCCCGCCCCGGAGGATGCGGAGCGGTGATGCCGCCGCTGCTCACCGTCGACAAGTGGGAGTGCGACGGAGCGTCACGCAGCTGGCTGCCGGTCGAGGACAGGGACGCCGACGACGACCCCCGCGTCATCGACCCGGCTGATGTACACCTCGGCCACGGTCTGATGCGCGTGCACACCTGCCCGACCGATCCGGCCCACCCGCATCGACTCAGCTTCCAGTAGGCCGTCCGGCTGTGGACGCCTACTGCTGCCCCACGGCCGATAGCTGATCCGGCACCCTTCAGGTGACCGGCCGGAGCAGCCCCATCGACCGCACCGCAGCTCGGTGCGTCGGGCCGTTCGCACCCCCGCGTATCCGTACGTCCGCTCACCGTACGGGCCGCCCCAGTCGCGCAGGACACGTACGACAGAGACGGAAGCGGGGTCGTCTGAAGGACGCGAGCCCCAAGGTGACGGAGACGCCGTAGTAGACGCAGGAGTGACGACCTGTCGAGGAGGGCGGGAAGGCCGTCCACAGGGCGAAGTCGCGCCGTCCGACTCGGCGTTGGCTCAGTGGGCCTGATGACGAGGCAGGGCCCCACGTCGTGGGCGTGGTGATCCCACTCAGCACGCCGGCGACCGAAGGGGCCCTGTTGGTTCCGAGTCCGGCCACGCTCGACGTCCCGCACGAGCTCGTCGAGCATGTTGCCCGGCTGCTGTACGAGCACCGCCGCGCACGCAACCGTCCGGTCGGCACGGTCGTCCGGGACTTTCAGAACAGTCACGCCACGGTGCCGTACCAGGAGCATCTCACCTCCTGTACGCGGTGCTCGGCTCGGAGTCGCCGGACACGCACCGGACATCCTGAAACAGCCTGCTGCCGCTGCTCACGGCCTGAACGGGGCCGAACTCCGTCTTCTCGATCCGGAGGGGCGCGCCATCCATGACCACAAGGTGTCAGCTATCCGCGACATCACGCCGGCAAGGTCAGTGGCGGCACTCGGGCAGCGCCGGACGTACCTTGGTGCGTACGGCGGGAAGCCAGGCCGTGGGGGGGACGGAGCCGGCCGGGAAGCGGATGCGGAACCAGTGGGTGGACCGACGGTTCTCCTCGTCGATGATGGGCTCCCCGTCGGGCACCTGGCAGTCGGCGGTGAGAACGTCGCCGTGCCAGACCCTGGTCGGTACGACGTTCTCCACCGTGTAGGGCTGCACGGGATCGATTGCCAGGCCCAGGCCGCACCGCGGTTCCCGGTCGGCCCCCTCCTGACAGGCCCGCTCCGCGTTGTACACCCGGATCGTGCCCGGCGCCGTGACACCCGCGCGGCCGGGCGGCGCGGCCGAGGGTGCCGGTACCGAGTCGAAGCACAGGGTCGCGCCGGCGATCCCGCACAGCGCGGTGGCCAGGACGGCGGCGCGGGCCCGGCCGCCCCGCCGGCCCGCCCCCGCCCCGGGTGCCTCCTGGTGTGCGGCGATGCGGGCGAGCAGGCTCTCGGCGGTGTGGGGGGCACGGGCTTCGTGGGTCGGGGCGAGGCAGTCGGCGGCCAGCGCGCGCCAGAACGGCGGCAGGGCGTGGTCCATGCGCAGCGGCGCACGTCCCTCGCCGTACGCCTGGACCGCGGCGCCCCGCGCCACGGGCGTGGCCCCGGCGAACGGTGAGCCTCCGGACGAGAACACCTCGTGGACGACGATGCCCAACGCCCAGATGTCCGCGGTCGGCCGTACCCGCACTCCGAGTTCGCCCAGGTGCGCCCTCCAGCGCTCGGGCGGGAAGTAGTCCAGCGTGCCCATGGGAGGCACGTACCCGTGCGTCCCCGTCAACTCGGTGGCGAGACCGAAGTCCGAGAGCTTCACGGAGCGGTCCCCGCCCAACAGGACGTTCTCCGGCTTGAGGTCCGCGTGGACCCAGCCCGACCGGTGGAGATGGGCGAGTCCCCCGCAGATGCCCGCGATCAGCCGGCCGCGATCGGCCTCGGGCACCCCGGTGTCGACCAGTTCCCGCAGACTGCCGGCGGCCCGTTCCATGACCAGCACGATCGCGCCCTCCAGAGAAGGCCGGTCGGGCGCGACGAGAACGAACGAGTCCAGGAGGCCGATCAGCCGGGGGTGCCCGGCCCTACGCCCGAGTTCGACCTCGCGGTGGGCGGATTCCACGACCCTGTGTGCCTGTCGCGGCGCGAGCCCGGCGATCGGCATGATCTTGAGTGCGACATCGATGGGGCCTGGAGGCGTGGCGGCCCCGCCCGTTCGCTCCGGGGTCCCGTCGGCCGGCCGCGCCGCGTACACCGTGGACCAGCTCCCGGAACCGATCAGCCGGGTGACGACCCACTCTCCGACCCGATGACCGGGTGGGAGCAGATCCGTCCCGTCGCACTCCGTCGTGCCCTCGAGGCCGTGCGGCGGTCTCATCGCGTGGCCTGCCGCTCCCGCCCGCCGGCCCCCACCAGGGACGGCAACAGTGCGAGGTGTTCCTCCCGTACGAGCCCGAACCGCAGCGCCAGCCCGACGATCTCCTCCCGTTTGCCGTTGCGGCGGTCGCCCTTGCCGGGCTCGTGGGCATCCGGGACCTCGATGCGCAGCTTCTCCTCGGCGAGGTAGTCGATGTGGGAGCTGACAGCCCGCGCGCTCAGCCCGCCACAGCTGATGTGTCCTCTGAGCCGCTCGACGATCTGGGGGGTGGTGGGGACCGCGACACGCGACTGGTCGCGCAGGCGCGGTTCGCAGAGCGCGACCAGGACGAGGAAGTACGTGGCCGTCTCGTCCAGGGAATACGCGGTGACGGTGCTGGTGCCCCAGGGGACACTCATGGCCTCCGGGTCCAGATAGACGTGGTCGGGAGCGAACACCTGGAAGGAGACCGTGGCGTCACCGCGCGTGGGCAGCACGACGCGTGAGAACTCGAACGGGATCGGTGCCCCGACCCGTCGCGGCGGAACCCTCAGGTACTCTCCCGCTCCCTCCGGGTTCTCCACCAGACAGCTGTGGGTGGTGCTGTGATTCGTCAGCTGCCAGTGGTCGTCGGTCGCCTGGATCTCCCCGGCGAGCCGGGAGATCGCCGGGTCGTCGAGCCGCAGCTCGACGGGGATCCTCGTGGAGCCCCGTCCGAAGCGGGCGACCTCACCGGGACCCAGCCGTAACGTCACCGCGTCACCGTGCGGTTCGACGCCGCCGGCGCCACCGTTTCCCTGCGGCAGATGGACGACTATGCCGCTCACCGATCTCCCCCGATCCCCGCGCCGCTTGTCGGACCAGTGGAAGAACGATACTCAGCTCTCCGGGGAGTTGACCGGCATACTTCGGCCACATTGCCCGAACCGGCCGCCGGCGGCCGTTCACGCCTCGTTCCCGACCGGGCACAGTGGGGGAAGTCACTGTACGGGGAAATCAGGAGCCCGGGGCAGGGGACGGGGCGGCGCGGACGAAGCGTCGAAGCCTCCGTTCACGTGGCGAGATCCGCACGCTCCGCTCAGAGAGCGGGGCTGCCCGACACGAGGGGCGCGACCATGCGGTCCCCGAAGGCCGTCCATGGCTGCCACCCGCCGCTCGGCCGGGTCTGGACTCGGGTCCGTAGCCGGCCCGTGACGGTGACGGCGAAGACGTGCAACCGCCCGGCGGCGTCGAGCGCCGCCGCGGGCGTGGCGACGAGCCGGATGCCGGGCTCGCCGAACTCCGCGCCGGGATGCGTCTCCCCGCCGGGAGCGATCTGCCGGCGGTGGCCGAGTCGGGCGCCGCCCGGGGTCAGGGAGAACGCCTCGAGTCGGCCGTCGGCGTTCACCGCGAACGCGGGGGCGGCGGCGCTCCAGCCGAACAGCGGCAGCCACTCGTCCCATCCGCCGCTCGGCACGGCCTGTCGTCGGGCGAAGGTTCCCACGCCCGACGGCCCGATCGCGGCGACGGTGAGCCGGCCGCTGCCGTCCCTGGCCACCCGGGGCGCGGCGCCGGCCGCGGTGCCGAACCGGTGCCACGACGCGGTCCAGGGGCCGCCGGGGGCTTCCTGCCAACGGTGGTAGATGCCCGAGCCGCCGGGGGCGAGGGCGAACACCTCCAGCCGGCCGTCGGCGTTCGCCGCGACAACGGGTGGCGCGCCCGCCGCCCCGCCGAACCCGGGCTCCCACGGGTCCCAGGCCCGGGACCCGGCCGCCTTCTGCCGTCGCCGCGCGACGGAGACGCTGCCGGGGCTCGGGGCGAAGACCTCCAGCCGGCCGTACGCGTCGCGGGCCACGGCGGGGGCGCCACCGGCGGGACCGCCGAACTCCTCCCAGTCGTACCAGCCGCCGTCCGGCCGCTGCACCCGGTGGTGCAGGTTGACGCCGCCCGGTGCGAGCGAGAACACTTCGAGCCTGCCGTCGGCGGTGTGGCCGAGCGTGGGAACCGCACCGGCCGGACCTCCGAAGGGCTCCCACCGGGACCAGCTGTCCGTGTGCGGGTCGAGCTGGACGCGCCGCAGCATCGCGCGGTCGGTGGCGTCGAGCGCGAACACCGTCAGGCGGCCGTCCACGTCGAGGCCGGCCACCGGGTTGTCTGGGCTCTGCCACGGCGGTGGCGTGTCCCGCCATGACAGAGGCGCCACGGACAGCCCGTTCCGGAACCAGCCCGCGGCGGCGGCGTGCCAGTTCTGCCCGTCGTGGACCACCTCGACGGCGTGACCGGGCACATGGCCCGCGTATCCTCCCAGCTCGAAACGGAACGGGTCCCGCGACGCGAGGACGTCGGTGCCCTCGTAGCCGTTGCGCGGACCGATGAACAGGTAGTACCAGCCGTCCCGTTCGACGACGTACGGCGACTCGGTGACCGAGACGGTCGCGTCCGTGCTCGCGTCGGTGAACGCGATGCCCGACTCGCTCCAGTGCAGCAGATCGGCGGAACGCCGGTAGGCCACGACATGACGGCCGCCCGGCCCGGAGAGCTCGGTGTAGTACATGACCCACTCGCCGCCGAGCCGCAGCACCATCGGGTCTCGCGCCACGAGTCCCCGGAACAGCGGGCCGGACGGTTGGCGGGCCCAGGTGAACAGGTCGGTCGACGTGGCGAGGTTGATCGCCGCGCCGTTCGAGCCGCCCGCGGCGTAGAACATCCAGAACCTGCCGCCCGCCTCGACGACGTGCGGTGCCCACAGGTGCTCCTCACCGAAATAGGACGGGTCGACGGTGAGCGCGTCGGGGTGGCTGGTCCACGGCCCGTACAGGTTCGGTGCGGAGGCGTGGACGAAGGAGATCTCCGCCGCGCTGTCCGGGGACTCGCCGCGCGGCGCGCTGTTCCCGACGATGCCGAACAGGTGCCAGCGGTCCTGAGCCCGGATCAGCGTGTGATCGTTGAGGTAACGCGGGCCTGCGGGAGTGGACGGGTCGTAGACGTACGTGAAGGGTCCCGCGCCCACCTGACGATTGGGCGGGGCGTCCACGGAGGTCGCGGCGACGGCCGGGCCGGCCCCCAGGAAGGGCAGCGTGCTCGACCCGGCCGCACCGCGCAACAGGTTCCGTCTGCTGATGGGAAGCATGAGTTCCTTCGGAGGGTCAGTCGACGCCGGGACCGGCGGAGCTGTTGAGCCAGTTCCACTCGGACCAGGTGGCGAAGCCGGTCTGCCATTTGTGGAAGACGCCGGTGGGGTTGGTACCGAAGACCTCGATGCGGCCGTCGGCGTTGGTGGCAGCAATGACCTCGGTGCCGCCGGTGCCGAAGGGCGCCCAGTCGCTGTAGGGGGCGTTTACGGCGGTCTGCCAGATGTGCGTGGCGGTGGTGCCGTTCATGGCGAAGACCTCGACGCGGCCGTCTGGGGTGCGTTCGCTGGTGAGCTGTGAGTCGGCGAGGCCGCCCATGGGTTCCCATCCGGACCAACCGGCCGTGTCCGTCTGGTACTTGTGGAAGACGCCGGCCGGGCCGGAGGCGAAGACCTCCAGACGCCCGTCGGCGTTGTGGTCCACCGTCAGGTCGTGGCCGCCTTCGCCGAATCCCGACCACGAGGACCAGCCGCCGTTCGGAGTGGTCTGGTACCGGTGCTGGAAGCCGGCGCCGCTGAGAGCGAAGACCTCCAGGCGTCCATCGGATGACTTCTCCATCTGCACCCGGCTGTCGGCCGGACCGCCGCCCGCGGACTCCCATCCCGACCAGCCACCGTTCGGGGCGGTCTGATAGCGGTGGAAGAGCCCGGTCGGGCCGGAGGCGTAGACCTCGATGCGGCCGTCGGTGTTGACACCTGCCGCGGTGTCCCGGCCACCACCGCCGAAGGTCTCCCATCCCGACCAGCCGCCGGACGGGCGCAATTGCCAGCGGTGCTGGAAGGTGTCCCCGTTGATCGCGAGCAGTTCCAGGCGGCCGTCGGCGTTCGGCGCGATGGCGAGTTCGGCGTTGCCGGGTCCGCCGAGCGATTCCCACTCCGACCAGTCTCCGTTGGCCTCCTGCTGCCAGGCGTGGTGGATCCCGTCGGCTCCGGCGGCGAACACCTCCAGACGCCCGTCCGCCGACCGTGCCGACACGACCCGGCCCGACTCCGCCGGGTACACCATCGGTTCGGGGCGGGGAGCGCTGCCAGGAGTACAGGGCAGCACCACGCCGTGCTCCGCGAGGTACGCCTCGGGGTCGATACCGTAGGAGGCGGACCGGTCCCCCCAGATCCGCAGATGGAGGTGAGGGCCGGTGGACTGCCCCTCGGAGCCCATCAGGGCGATCTGCTGGCCGGCCGCGACACGGTCGCCGACGGAGACGTCCCGCCGGACCATGTGCCCGTACTCGGAGATCCGCCCGTCGGGGTGGAGGACGCGGATCCACTGGCCGTAGCCGGGCTCGAACCCGGAGATGGTCACCTCGCCGTCGCCCACGGCGTGGATCGGCGTCCCGACGCCGTTGGCGATGTCGACGCCGTTGTGGCCGCTGTGGAAGTGCTGGGACACGAAACCGGCGGCCGGGCAGGCGGCGACGGTGACGGTCCGGGCGGCCGCAGCCTGAGTCGCGGGCAGCAGTGCCGGCAGCAGCAGGGCGGCTGTCGCCGTGAACACCCAGTTCAGTGTGTGTCGGGAGAATCCTGGAAGCACGAGATCTCCTCCCCCTGGCGGTCTCGGGGTGAGCCGGATGGTCGGTCGGGGCCGTGCGAACGGGAGGTACGGAAGCTAGCAACGCCGCGGGCACGGGAGACCCCGGAAACTTACGGACTGACAGACGGGAGCACGTCGGCTAGGCAACCGCTGCCGCTGGTCATCGCCATTTCATCCGTCCCCCTTGGCCTGGCCGCGCTCAGAAGACGGCCCGTACGGCGGGGGAAGGACGGCGATGGCACGGAAGAGACACAGAGCGAGGACGCCGATGGCAGCCATGGCCGCGGTGGCGGTGATGAGCACACTGGCGGCCACCGGGGTGACGGTCACGGGGGCGGCCGCCGCCGAACCGGGGCCGGACCGACCCACGATCCGTTACACCGAGTACGGGATCCCGCACATCATCGCCTCGGACTGGGAAGGGCTGGGAACGGGATACGGATACGCGGCGGCCAAGGACAACATCTGCACCCTGGCCGACACCTACCTGATGGTCGACGCCGAGAGGTCCCGCCACTGGGGACCCGAGGGCAAGGCGAGTCCCGGCCAGAGCCAGAACACCACCACCAACCTCAACAGCGACCTGTACTTCCAGCGGATCAAGGACGACCGGGTGGTGGAGCGGCTGCTCGACCAGCCCGCCCCCGACGGACCGGAGCCGGAGGTCAGGGAGACCATCCGCGGCTACGTCCAGGGATACAACCGGTATGTGGCCGAAACCGGGGTGAACGGCATCTCCGACCCGGCGTGCCGAGGCGCGGCCTGGGTGCGTCCCATCACGGAGCTGGACGTCTACCGGCACGCGCATGCCGAGATCATCATGGGCAGCGCCGACGCCCTGCTGGACGGACAGGTGAACGCCGCACCCCTGGGGGCCTCGTCCGCCGCGCAGCCCGCGTCCTCACCCGCGAGGACCGCCGCGAAGATCCGCGACGCGATGGCGGAGAGCCGCCGGCGGAGCATGGGCAGCAACGCGTTGGCGGTCGGCTCGCAGGGCGTTTCCGGCGGCACCGGCATGCTGCTGGCCAACCCGCACTTCCCGTGGCAGGGAAAGAACCGGATGTGGCAGAGCCAGCTGACGATCCCGGGCAAGCTCAACGCTTCCGGGGCCGGCCTGCTGGGGCTCCCCGCGGTGAACATCGGATACAACGAGAACGTGGCCTGGAGCCACACCGTCGCCACGGTGGCTCCGTTCGGGCTGTTCGACGTCCAGGTGGATCCGCTGGACCCCACCCTGTACCTGGTGGACGGCGTCTGGGAGCGGATGACCTCGCAGCAGGTCTCCGTCGACGTACTGAAGCCGGACGGCTCCCTGACCAAGGTCACCAGAACCCTGTGGTCCACCCGTTACGGCCCCGTCACCACCTCGATGCAGGGCGTCCCCTTGCCCTGGGTGGTCAGCGCACACGCGGTACGCGACGTCAACATGCACAACCTGCGGGCACTGAACACCTGGTTCCGCCTCGACCGGGCCAAGGACGTCGAGGACGTGGTGAACACCCTGGAGACCACACAGGGCGTCCCCTTCTTCAACACCGTCGCCTCCGACCGCGAGGGCAACGCGCTGTACGCGGACATCCAGGCCACCCCGAACATCACCGACGAGCACGCGCACAGCTGCCTCACCGAGACCGGCAAACTGTTGTTCAACCAGTCGCCACGGCTGCCGAACGTGCCACCCATCTCCGTCTTCGACGGCAAGCGCAGCGCGTGCGACTGGCCCGACGACCCGAATGCCGTCGCGCCGGGCCTCCTTGACCCGCACAAGCAACCACGCCTGATCCGTTCCGATTTCGTGGGCAACGCCAACGACAGCCCATGGCTGGCCAACCCCGAGCAGCCGCTGACCTATCCCCGGGTGATGGGCGACACCGGCGCGCCCCGGTCACTGCGCACCCAGGAGCTCATCCTGACCGCGCAGAACCGGATCAACGGTACGGACGGCCTGCCGGGCAGGGGCTTCACGCCGGAGACCATGGGGAAGTTGCTGTTCGCCGACAACAGCAGGGCGGCCGATCTGGCTCTCGACGCCACGGTGACGGCGTGCCGGAACGTGCTCCTCGGACGCGTCCTGGTGGACGGGACCCTGGTCGACATCAGCGAGGCGTGCCCGGTCCTCGCCGCCTGGAAGAGCCACGACTACACGGTGGACAGCCGGGGTTCATGGCTCTTCGCGAACTACTGGTCCCTCCTGCTCAACGGACAGGGAGTCGAGAGACTGCCGTGGCGGGTGCCCTTCGATCCCAGGGACCCGGTGCACACGCCCAACTCGCTGGACACCGGGAGCTCCGCCGTCCGTGACGCGCTCGGCCGCGCCGTCCTGGCGCTGCGCAGGGCGGGCATCCCGCTGAACGCCCCCCTGTCGGACGTCCAGAAGGTCACCCGTGATGGCGAGAACATCCCGATCCACGGCTCGATCGGCCCACTGGGTGTGCTGAACGTGATCACACCCGGCCAGGTCGACGGCGAACCGGACATCGTGTACGGGTCCAGTTTCATCCAGCAGGTGCGGTTCACCACCGAGGGTCCGCCGCAGGCGTTCTCCGTCATGGCCTACTCCCAGTCGGCCGATCCGAACTCACCGCACCACGCCGATCAGACCAAGCTGTTCTCGGCCGGCGAGTGGGTGACCGAGCGGTTCACCGAGGAGCAGATCGGGGCTTCGCCGGAATTGCAGGCCAAGGTTCTGCACTGAGAACGCGGACGACGTCACAAAGGGAACGTGATGACAACGCAAGCGAATTGGCGGCGACTGGCGGTGGCATGGATGCTGGCCGCCGTCGCCCTGGTCACGCCGGCGGGTTCGGTACAGGCCGCCGACGGCCCCACCGCGCCGCCACCGATGGAGAACGGCTTCGGCCTGACCCAGGTCGGTACAACAACCGGAAGTGCCGGCAACTTCTACCTCACCGTGACCACGCCCGAGGTCGCGGGTGAGCAGCACATCAAGATCATTCTGCCGAGCGGCTATGACGACGCCCCGGAACGGCGCTACCCGGTGCTGTACTTCCTGCACGGTTCGCCCGACGACCCCGTCCAGCAGACGTATCCGGCGCTGACGGTGTCGGACGACATGATCACCGTCATTCCCGACGGTGGCGCCCGGGGCTGGTACACCAACTGGCTCAACCAGAAGACCGCGGCCGGTGCCCAGAACTGGGAGAATTTCCACCTCGAGCAGGTGATTCCGTTCATCGACGCGAACCTGCGGACCGTCGCCGCCAAGAACGCCAAGGCCGCCATGGACGCTCTGGGCATGTCCTACTACTACGTCAACTACGGTGACGGGGCCGGCTGGGGCACCCAGTGCAACGGCGGTCACAACGCCGGCTGCTGGGAACAGGACCTCCGGGACCTGGTCCCCCGGCTGGAGAGGGAATTCGCCGACTGACGGCAAGCGTCCCGCCGTCGT from Streptomyces sp. NBC_01754 includes:
- a CDS encoding FecCD family ABC transporter permease, with the protein product MTQPAAEAPVAPTVPREAPARRVTGRGNLTVVLLALGLLLVVSAMAGLAIGSVQVPPGQVWGIVTHALGFDGSEPDWSRARETIVLDVRAPRVVLGGVTGAGLAVVGTALQALVRNPLAEPYLLGVSSGASLGAVAVIVFGVSVFGPVSLSAAAFAGALGALLLVYSTARTGGRITSVRLVLAGVAVAAVLTALLNLLLLTADRGNEARAVLAWTLGGLGGVNWNALWLPGVAMLLGIGVLTVHARNLNLLLAGEEAAATMGLDVARFRARMFVLVSLVTGVLVAAAGPIGFVGLMMPHIVRLFVGGDHRKVLPTAALGGAVFLIWADIAARTVAAPVEIPVGVLTALCGGPFFLWLMRRDARRGTEGGAA
- a CDS encoding ABC transporter substrate-binding protein; translated protein: MSQLYTLARKRRFLRAAAAAVALSATLLTAGCGSSGGGSQDTKHTAKARDGFPVTVDNCGVKTTYEKPPARVVTIHQHPAELMLSLGLKDRMVGTAFPDSAVLPELKADFETVPELAAREPSFETVLDAEPDLVYGGYGSAFSEKEGRSRKAFADAGIDTHLNREYCGEKKVTMQDTYDEIHTIGEIFGVRDRAEKLVADLRGRVDKASSAVKGEPRIPVFVYDSGDTSAFTAGGKGLGTELIRLAGGRNVFDDLDDVFGDVSWEQVVEREPEVIAIYDYAGTDSVEQKKRFLLAQPALADVPAVKNERFVVLPLTATLVGIRSAHAVGDLAGGLHPESFR
- a CDS encoding serine/threonine-protein kinase, whose protein sequence is MRPPHGLEGTTECDGTDLLPPGHRVGEWVVTRLIGSGSWSTVYAARPADGTPERTGGAATPPGPIDVALKIMPIAGLAPRQAHRVVESAHREVELGRRAGHPRLIGLLDSFVLVAPDRPSLEGAIVLVMERAAGSLRELVDTGVPEADRGRLIAGICGGLAHLHRSGWVHADLKPENVLLGGDRSVKLSDFGLATELTGTHGYVPPMGTLDYFPPERWRAHLGELGVRVRPTADIWALGIVVHEVFSSGGSPFAGATPVARGAAVQAYGEGRAPLRMDHALPPFWRALAADCLAPTHEARAPHTAESLLARIAAHQEAPGAGAGRRGGRARAAVLATALCGIAGATLCFDSVPAPSAAPPGRAGVTAPGTIRVYNAERACQEGADREPRCGLGLAIDPVQPYTVENVVPTRVWHGDVLTADCQVPDGEPIIDEENRRSTHWFRIRFPAGSVPPTAWLPAVRTKVRPALPECRH
- a CDS encoding serine/threonine protein kinase: MSGIVVHLPQGNGGAGGVEPHGDAVTLRLGPGEVARFGRGSTRIPVELRLDDPAISRLAGEIQATDDHWQLTNHSTTHSCLVENPEGAGEYLRVPPRRVGAPIPFEFSRVVLPTRGDATVSFQVFAPDHVYLDPEAMSVPWGTSTVTAYSLDETATYFLVLVALCEPRLRDQSRVAVPTTPQIVERLRGHISCGGLSARAVSSHIDYLAEEKLRIEVPDAHEPGKGDRRNGKREEIVGLALRFGLVREEHLALLPSLVGAGGRERQATR
- a CDS encoding family 43 glycosylhydrolase; amino-acid sequence: MLPISRRNLLRGAAGSSTLPFLGAGPAVAATSVDAPPNRQVGAGPFTYVYDPSTPAGPRYLNDHTLIRAQDRWHLFGIVGNSAPRGESPDSAAEISFVHASAPNLYGPWTSHPDALTVDPSYFGEEHLWAPHVVEAGGRFWMFYAAGGSNGAAINLATSTDLFTWARQPSGPLFRGLVARDPMVLRLGGEWVMYYTELSGPGGRHVVAYRRSADLLHWSESGIAFTDASTDATVSVTESPYVVERDGWYYLFIGPRNGYEGTDVLASRDPFRFELGGYAGHVPGHAVEVVHDGQNWHAAAAGWFRNGLSVAPLSWRDTPPPWQSPDNPVAGLDVDGRLTVFALDATDRAMLRRVQLDPHTDSWSRWEPFGGPAGAVPTLGHTADGRLEVFSLAPGGVNLHHRVQRPDGGWYDWEEFGGPAGGAPAVARDAYGRLEVFAPSPGSVSVARRRQKAAGSRAWDPWEPGFGGAAGAPPVVAANADGRLEVFALAPGGSGIYHRWQEAPGGPWTASWHRFGTAAGAAPRVARDGSGRLTVAAIGPSGVGTFARRQAVPSGGWDEWLPLFGWSAAAPAFAVNADGRLEAFSLTPGGARLGHRRQIAPGGETHPGAEFGEPGIRLVATPAAALDAAGRLHVFAVTVTGRLRTRVQTRPSGGWQPWTAFGDRMVAPLVSGSPAL